The segment GAGTGCCATATTTCCTGCCGAAGAACGAATGGCAGCCAAAGGCGTATTGACTTCGTGCGCGATATTGGCGACAAGTTGCCCCAAAGTAGCCATCTTTTCGGCATGAACCAACTGCGATTGCGAACTTTTTAACTCTATTAAAGTCTGCTCCAAAACGGCTTTTTGCGCATGCAGATGCTCCTGCACACTAAACAGTTCCTCTAAGTTATTGTTCAATTCCTGTTCGGTTTGTTTGATGTGCGTGATATTGCGCGAAACACAAATGAAGTCTTGCAACTTATTTTGCTCGTCAAAAAGTGGCGAAACAATAAGGCTATACCACTGTTTGCCCTCTTTCTGCACCACGACATACTCTGTCAGGGCTTTTCGCTTTTGCTGCGCCACCTCTTTTAGGGTTTTCATTATCGGCACAAGGATACTATCCTCAAAACCTACTTCTTCTACTTTCCTACCCAAAAATACGGCAGGTTCGAGGATAAGTTCAGATTCATCTTGTACGTAATATTCTTTAAAGGTGAAATTGTGTGCATCAATCACAAAGACCATATCGCCCACATTTTCTATCAGCGTATTGAGGCGGTTGTTGGTTTCTATCTGCACCCTTTCTAAGGCTTTTCGTTTGCGCTCCGATTTGATGTTTTGGATAATAGTGGCAAAGAGTGTAGAAAAGGGTTCTAAAAAACTAATATCCTGCTGCTGATAGCCGCCTTTTTTGTTTGCCAATCCTATCATACCCAAAAGGTCGCCTTCTTTGTGTCGGATAGGAAGCCCTAAAAAAGCATCAAGCGCGGGGTGTCCCTTGGGCAAACCGCCACTTCGCGAATCATTTTTGGGGTCATTGCTCAAAACAGCTTCTTTGTGGCGCAAGGCATAACCAAAGAGCGTATCGAGGTTGCGAAACTCCAAACCTTGTTCGGCATGTTTTTGGTAGAATTGTCGCGTTTCCTCGCTCCAAGAGATGTCTGTAATGGCGTAGGTTTTGAGATAGGGCAGCCCATTTTCATAAAACACCTCCCCGACAAAGCCATATTCGCTTTCAGTCAGGGCTAAAAGTTGTTTGAGGATATAATTAAAATAGACCTGCGGGCGGTCGTCTTTTAGATAGCCCTCACTGATTTCTTGGTTTATTTTTCGCAACAGTGTGCGCTTTCTTTCAATCGTGATGTCGTGCGAAGTGGCAAAGACAAACCCTGTGGTAGGCTCAAGGGCTGCCCTCCACCGAAGCCAAATATAATGCCCTTCTTTGCAGCGAAAGCGATTCTCAAAATCTATGGTATTTTTGCCTGCCGCCAATCGTTGCATTTCATTTTCTACGGCGGACAAATCTTCGGGGTGAATGAAAGCAGAAAAAGGACGCTCCAATAGCTCTGCACGGCTATATCCTGTACGCTCGGCAAAAGCCTGATTGACGCTGCGAAACCAGCCCTGCATGTCGGCAATGCACATAAAGTCGGTAGCCAAGTCGAAGAAGTGCCTCAACTCTTCCTGCGATTTGAGCAATTCGGCTTCAAACTTCTTTTCTTTGGTAATATCTTGAAAAGTGCCAAAAATGGAACGGCAGATGCCCTGCTGTATTTTTGCCTCCCCCATCGCATGCACCCATTTGAGATTGCCTTTTGCCGTAATGATTTCGAGCTGCACATCAAAAGACGCGCCCTGCTGAATTGCCTTTTCTACGGCTTGGGCAATGCGCGTGCGGCTCTCGCCTTCCTTGTAAAAATCGATGCCCTTTTCTAATTGTGGCACAAATTCTTCATCTACTTCATGGATTTGGCGTGTCATCTCCGACCAATAGACCGTTTGCGCCTCCAAATTGACCTCCCAATAGCCCACTAACGCCATTTGGTTAGTACGAAAAAGAGCCTCATTGATTTTCTGTGCGCGTTCATTGGCAAGTTCGAGCTGATTTTGCACCATCAAAAGTTCTTCCAAATTTTGTCGCAATTCTTCGTCTGCACTACCCATTTGCTCGTTGCTATACTGCAAGGCTTTGTTTTTTGCCTCTAAATCTTGTTGCTGTTTGTCTATTTTTTCTACTAACGGTCTGAAAATCAAGCCCCCTACGGCTATTAAAGCTACCAACATCACCACCATCAAAAGCCATTCTATGCGGGCTATTTGCTCTCGGTCGGCAATACTTTTTTCCTCATACGCCTTCACCACTTGTTCCATAAGCGGTAGGAACTGTTTTTCTTGGCTTTTCAATTTTTGTATCAAAAGCGAATCAAAAGGGCTACCGCTTGCTTCTTGTGCCGCTATCTGTGTCGCATTTTCTACCAAATCAACCCAAATAGGCTCAAGGGCAAGGTACTTTTGGGGCAAATCCTGCCCATAACTGCCTTCAAAAGTTTCTGCTTTAAGGGTCTGGTGGGCTTGTTTGAAATCGTGTAGGTCGGTTTTAAATTCATTCCATACCGTTTTCTGGGTAGGGTCATTTTGCAACAACAAGGCACTTTTGATTAGGCGTTGGCTCAACATGCGCTGCCTACCTGCCAAGTTGATAAGCCTCGCGCCTTGTTTGGTATCGTGAATGAAAAAGTGTAAAAAGGTCTGATTGGTGAGCAAGACCAATGCTAACAGCATCAAAGCCGTAAGGTACGCATAGGTTAGTTTTTTTTTCATTTTATTAGAGCTGCCGCTCTGCCGTATCTGTTTGGAAAAAGGGAATCGTACTTTTATTCTTTTTTAGGAATTTTATTCGAAGATAGCCAAAAAAAGTGAAAAAGGAAATTTTTTTTCTTTCAACACAAAAAAAAAGCAAACCCAAGTAGCGGATTTGCTTTTCAGAAAAAGAAATGATGAGTGGGCGTATTGTTTTATTTTTTCGCCAAAAGTGCTTCTAAGCGTGCCGCCTGCTTTTTGGCTTTCAAGACCTGCTCACTTGCCTTGCTGTGCTTTTCTACAATCTGTTGGTAGCTTAATAAAGCACCGTTGTAATCTTTTTGTACTTCCTGCACTAAGGCAAGTTTCATGAGATATTCGGGCGTGAAATAGTCGTTAGGGTAGTGATTGACGGCTTTTTTGTAGTAGCTAATCGCCTCGTCGTACTGCCCCAATTCGCTATGTGCGTCAGCGATTAGGCTATAAGCGCGTGCCTGCACCAAATAGTCGTCTGCCCCAAATCCTTTTAGGTGGTTGATGGCTTCCTCGTATTTTCCTTCTTTGAGGGCGGCTGCACCGAGATAAAATTGTGCTAAGTCGCCGGGTTTGGTGGTGCTATATTTATCGGCGATTTCGGCAAAGCCCCCTGTGGTGCTGCCATCGCCTTGTACTGCCTTTTGTAGGGAGTCTTTCTCAAAATAAAAGATAGCAGGGAAGATGTCTATTTGTGCCTTTTTGGTTTGGTCTTGGTTGTAATACTGCCAAGCAATCAAACCGCCT is part of the Hugenholtzia roseola DSM 9546 genome and harbors:
- a CDS encoding PAS domain S-box protein; its protein translation is MKKKLTYAYLTALMLLALVLLTNQTFLHFFIHDTKQGARLINLAGRQRMLSQRLIKSALLLQNDPTQKTVWNEFKTDLHDFKQAHQTLKAETFEGSYGQDLPQKYLALEPIWVDLVENATQIAAQEASGSPFDSLLIQKLKSQEKQFLPLMEQVVKAYEEKSIADREQIARIEWLLMVVMLVALIAVGGLIFRPLVEKIDKQQQDLEAKNKALQYSNEQMGSADEELRQNLEELLMVQNQLELANERAQKINEALFRTNQMALVGYWEVNLEAQTVYWSEMTRQIHEVDEEFVPQLEKGIDFYKEGESRTRIAQAVEKAIQQGASFDVQLEIITAKGNLKWVHAMGEAKIQQGICRSIFGTFQDITKEKKFEAELLKSQEELRHFFDLATDFMCIADMQGWFRSVNQAFAERTGYSRAELLERPFSAFIHPEDLSAVENEMQRLAAGKNTIDFENRFRCKEGHYIWLRWRAALEPTTGFVFATSHDITIERKRTLLRKINQEISEGYLKDDRPQVYFNYILKQLLALTESEYGFVGEVFYENGLPYLKTYAITDISWSEETRQFYQKHAEQGLEFRNLDTLFGYALRHKEAVLSNDPKNDSRSGGLPKGHPALDAFLGLPIRHKEGDLLGMIGLANKKGGYQQQDISFLEPFSTLFATIIQNIKSERKRKALERVQIETNNRLNTLIENVGDMVFVIDAHNFTFKEYYVQDESELILEPAVFLGRKVEEVGFEDSILVPIMKTLKEVAQQKRKALTEYVVVQKEGKQWYSLIVSPLFDEQNKLQDFICVSRNITHIKQTEQELNNNLEELFSVQEHLHAQKAVLEQTLIELKSSQSQLVHAEKMATLGQLVANIAHEVNTPLAAIRSSAGNMALTLESLLPTISLFFDKISAQEKDLFKTLLETVLSGESLLSTREKRGFKYQLIDLLSSPPWSDFEEKADEIADMIVEMGLGAQKELYLQVLRQPQGVAILRHVFALSGILRSNQTIITATERASKIIFALKNFARQDQSGEKQPLDINESIQMTLTLYQNLLRQGIEVECDFATLPALSCFIDEIPQVWTNLIHNAIQAMKGEGKLKIQTQLEAENKILVSIADTGGGIPLSVQAKIFEPFFTTKAAGEGSGLGLDIVRKIVEKHQGRIWFDTQENVGTTFFVELPIQGV
- a CDS encoding tetratricopeptide repeat protein; this encodes MAKTKDNQNTSATPESAQTPESLRYIEDADALRAQIEKTEGFAKKNARLLMAAGIVLVAAVGGLIAWQYYNQDQTKKAQIDIFPAIFYFEKDSLQKAVQGDGSTTGGFAEIADKYSTTKPGDLAQFYLGAAALKEGKYEEAINHLKGFGADDYLVQARAYSLIADAHSELGQYDEAISYYKKAVNHYPNDYFTPEYLMKLALVQEVQKDYNGALLSYQQIVEKHSKASEQVLKAKKQAARLEALLAKK